A genomic segment from Clarias gariepinus isolate MV-2021 ecotype Netherlands chromosome 11, CGAR_prim_01v2, whole genome shotgun sequence encodes:
- the LOC128533586 gene encoding olfactory receptor 52B2-like, translating into MSHNNSARFMVTLTLESMDIPPSGGIAILFFAIIAYCLILLFQSMLLVTIVVKRDLHKPMYILLFNLFICDITGATAFYPQLICSTLSQSREISYPACALQGFLIHIYGTGSPLFLTVMAFDRYIAICEPLRYHMMMRRVTLVKLIFMVWSLSFAMVGCLFMLTTSKEICRTNIVDTFCNNPSLMKLSCEDISVVNYYGLFTIALVQGSSIFIISLTYIKILITCFSTKQAKSISKAIHTCGTHLVVYLSFEINVLCSLLSHRFESASPHLRRIFAVSVVIFPPIINPLIYGLQTRQIRQTSLTFIQRKISSM; encoded by the coding sequence ATGTCTCACAATAATTCAGCACGTTTTATGGTTACTTTGACCTTGGAATCAATGGACATACCACCGTCTGGTGGCATTGCTATATTATTTTTTGCCATAATTGCATACTGTTTAATCTTGTTGTTTCAGTCCATGCTACTTGTGACTATTGTTGTAAAAAGGGATCTGCATAAGCCTATGTACATCCTGCtctttaatttgtttatatgtGACATTACAGGAGCTACAGCTTTTTATCCTCAACTAATTTGTAGTACATTGTCTCAGAGTAGAGAAATCTCTTATCCTGCCTGTGCATTACAAGGATTCCTCATTCACATTTATGGCACTGGATCTCCTTTATTTCTTACGGTTATGGCCTTCGACAGATATATTGCCATTTGCGAGCCTTTGAGATACCACATGATGATGAGAAGGGTCACCTTAGTGAAACTTATTTTTATGGTGTGGTCACTAAGTTTTGCTATGGTTGGGTGTTTATTCATGCTTACAACGAGCAAAGAAATCTGCAGGACAAACATAGTGGACACATTCTGCAATAATCCCTCTTTAATGAAGTTAAGCTGTGAGGATATAAGTGTGGTTAACTATTATGGCTTGTTTACTATAGCTCTTGTACAAGGCTCTTCCATATTTATAATATCATTAACATATATTAAAATCCTAATTACTTGTTTTTCTACTAAACAGGCAAAATCTATAAGTAAGGCAATACACACTTGTGGCACACATTTAGTTGTTTATCTGAGTTTTGAGATTAACGTATTATGTTCACTGCTTTCTCACAGGTTTGAATCAGCATCTCCACACTTAAGAAGGATCTTTGCTGTATCAGTTGTTATATTTCCTCCAATTATTAACCCTCTAATTTATGGGTTGCAAACAAGGCAAATTCGACAAACAAGTTTAACATTTATACAAAGAAAGATTTCTTCTATGTAA